The Pseudomonadota bacterium sequence GTTACCAGCCCCGCTAAAATCTTCTTCATTTTCATTCCTTTATTGAAAGTTATAATTTCTCTTTTGAAACTGCTTATGTTTGTGATTTAAGCATTTCCTGAAGACTGAATCAGCAGGACCAAAGCCACCAGGCTTGTAAAAAGTAAGCAATATATATGCCGATAGTGCCAAAGCAGTAGCGGCACATGAGAAATGAACGCAGGTTCAGCTGTTTAACTGACAATAGCGGTGCCGCTGATTTTGATTAATTTTGCTCATAAATTCCTGATTTCCGGACAATTTGCACAGAATACCGGAAAAGCGGAAAGACGGGAACACCACTAACTTAGACTGAATCCATCAACCCTTTGAGTCTAGATGTTCCATGTCAAAGGTAACTGTTCATGGGCTCCGGAAAGTGAAGACATTTCCAAAATACTCAGCCTTCAACTTATGCCAACTATACGTAACAAATTTTTCTTCATCACAACTAAAGGTTAATTATGGAAACCTTTCTTGAAAGGATTCATCTACAGCAAATGGTTACACATTCATCCTTCTGCAGACAAGGCATAACAAATTATTGACTATTGATTACTTCAGTAAGACTATTCTTGTCAATGCACAGGAATGATACAAAGCGTTTACCGGAACACAAAGAAAATACCGGCGAAGATCCCATAGGATGTTGGATCGAAATCCTGGCTCTTGCCACGCAGTTCAAGCCATTTGCCTTCAGCAAACATCCCGAAATCCCGGCCGAGAAAATATTCGGCCCCGAGCTTGCACTGCAGCCCGCCATACCCGTGGTGGTCGATTTTATCACCACGATCGTCAAGCCCGGCATAGCCGATGCCGAACCCGCCGCTGACATAGGGGTGGAATTTTGCTGAGAAATCAAAATAGTATCTGGCGTTAAACATCAGAAGAGATGAATCAACCGTACCCATTGCGCCCTGTTCCGCCGGTTTGAAATCATAGGTAAAAGAGGTGAAATCCGCTCCCAGGCCCCAGAAATAGGCACCGCTGGAGGGGAAGCGATGCTCAAGGGATACAGAATAAGTGCTTGCATGAGATGACTCAAACTCGCGTTCATAATCATTTACCGTCTGGGTTTGATCAAGAATAAACGCAGCGCCGCGCGAATACCCGACCATGGTTTCGTATTCCACTGCCCAAACACTGGATACACCCATTAAACCCAGCAAGGATAACAACAAAATCGCCCAAAAATTTTTCATCAGGCTACCCATAAATATTTCAAGGACCACTGATTAATTATCAGGAGTTCCTTGCGCATGTTAAACAACTTCAACACATCATCGGCTGTTTACGGTTTTGAGTTTAAATGAATTGTCGCCGAACTCGACAATAAATTAAGGATGGCCAGGGACTGCGGATCATATGGCGGTCGTGCCTCAAAAA is a genomic window containing:
- a CDS encoding porin family protein, producing MKNFWAILLLSLLGLMGVSSVWAVEYETMVGYSRGAAFILDQTQTVNDYEREFESSHASTYSVSLEHRFPSSGAYFWGLGADFTSFTYDFKPAEQGAMGTVDSSLLMFNARYYFDFSAKFHPYVSGGFGIGYAGLDDRGDKIDHHGYGGLQCKLGAEYFLGRDFGMFAEGKWLELRGKSQDFDPTSYGIFAGIFFVFR